Proteins from one Salmo salar chromosome ssa07, Ssal_v3.1, whole genome shotgun sequence genomic window:
- the LOC106609625 gene encoding EF-hand calcium-binding domain-containing protein 4B isoform X1, producing the protein MSDSTLFRATRILCRSISSDMEESEAKGRGGTVPMRKCSDRRGSDWGSITMLDKTKEFFQTCDVEGKGFITRTDMRRLHRELPLTAEELENVFDSLDTDQNGYLTLEVFSSGFSQFLHGRRISVAEDAARVLPTSRKPSEALYQSQWDERLTGGWEDEEEESHFCMLLESLGASNVFQDPGEVRSLWAQLRRDEPHLLSNFEEFLARVTYQIKEAKEERREMESALQRKAATHDIEIRGLYEEMEQQMKSEKDRLLLQDSERLQSRSHDLEHQLSSKERELEQLFQKQRRLDLQCRDLSSEQQESRVENVKLKMTNEELSRELESTCQELSLAQEQLTMLQDQASRLHQEREMEMYRVTEGLQREKQSLMKQLDLLREMNKHLKDERDIYCAVNPRNSPKQKQRAGLVNLFADTSQQPVKRASLLTHNGGSYEFLDALPVEHLQISFVSSPSSSSEDDVDTACPPRSPKTNYGLANGYHDSNTSSPTQVVEVEAQGVRVKERLSKFESEKTLAPTQNERDRHTECQSKPEVGGDGLDGPPDGWPLRRVISIEEDHLPHLLHGGPQPLLHQLSEKDDEEEEEQEKEDLESSSPFAPVPLPIPVTTVSPFKHRGSFSRIRNIPSSPRGQPVGKETQNRVKERAVPAPDRLFKVVLVGNSSVGKTSLLRTFCDGRFHPSSPATVGIDYSVKTLMLDNTQVAMQLWDTAGQERYRSITKQFFRKADGVVVMYDVTFLDSFKAVRPWLINVQEAAGVGIPILLLGNKMDATSEREVPLKDAETLAHDTRVIFYEVSAYTGYNVTEAMIHLARVLKEQEDQVRDTFVLLEALPIKKKACCK; encoded by the exons ATGTCTGATTCTACCTTGTTCAGAGCCACCAGAATACTCTGCAGAAGTATATCTAGTGACATGGAGGAGTCTGAGGCCAAGGGCAGAGGAGGAACTGTCCCCATGAGGAAGTGTTCAGACAGGAGGGGTTCTGATTGGGGAAGCATCACCATGCTGGATAAGACCAAGGAATTCTTCCAGACCTGCGATGTGGAGGGCAAAGGCTTCATCACACGCACCGATatgagg aGGCTTCACAGAGAACTACCCCTCACTGCTGAAGAACTGGAGAATGTCTTTGACTCCCTGGATACTGACCAGAATGGCTATCTCACCCTCGAAGTGTTCTCATCAGGATTCA GTCAGTTCCTGCACGGCCGGAGGATCTCTGTAGCCGAGGACGCAGCACGCGTCCTCCCCACTTCGAGGAAGCCCTCAGAAGCCCTATACCAGAGCCAATGGGATGAGAGGTTGActggagggtgggaggatgaggaggaggagagtcacTTCTGTATGCTGCTGGAGAGCCTAGGGGCCAGCAACGTGTTCCAGGA tccAGGTGAGGTGCGCAGCTTGTGGGCCCAGCTGAGGAGGGACGAGCCTCACCTCCTGTCGAACTTTGAGGAGTTCCTGGCCAGAGTCACCTACCAGATCAAAGAGgccaaagaggagaggagggagatggagagcgcCCTCCAGAG GAAAGCAGCCACACACGACATTGAGATCCGCGGTCTGTATGAAGAAATGGAGCAACAAATGAAAAGCGAGAAGGACCGGCTGCTCCTCCAG GACTCAGAGCGTCTCCAGTCTCGTAGTCACGACCTGGAGCACCAGCTGTCCAGtaaggagagagagctggagcagctctTCCAGAAACAGAGGCGG TTGGATCTCCAGTGTCGCGACCTGAGCAGTGAGCAACAGGAGAGCCGGGTGGAGAATGTCAAGCTGAAAATGACCAATGAGGAACTGAGCAGAGAGCTGGAGAGCACCTGTCAGGAACTGTCCTTGGCCCAGGAACAACTGACCATGCTGCAGGACCAGGCTTCCCGCCTgcaccaggagagagagat gGAAATGTACCGAGTCACTGAGggactacagagagagaaacagagcctgATGAAACAACTAGACCTTCTCAG AGAGATGAACAAACATTTAAAAGATGAGCGAGACATATACTGTGCTGTG AACCCCAGGAACTCCCCCAAACAGAAGCAGAGAGCAGGATTGGTCAATCTGTTTGCGGACACCAGCCAGCAGCCGGTTAAAAG AGCCTCACTCCTCACCCACAATGGGGGTTCCTATGAGTTCCTTGATGCGCTGCCAGTAGAACACCTTCAAATCTCTTttgtctcctccccctcctcatctAGCGAGGACGATGTTGACACCGCTTGTCCACCACGTTCGCCGAAAACCAACTACGGCCTGGCCAACGGCTACCACGACTCCAACACCTCGTCTCCAACCCAAGTGGTTGAGGTGGAGGCACAGGGggtgagggtgaaggagaggCTCTCCAAGTTTGAGTCAGAGAAGACCCTCGCCCCCACCCAGAACGAAAGGGACAGGCATACAGAGTGCCAGAGTAAGCCGGAGGTTGGGGGCGACGGCCTGGACGGTCCCCCAGATGGGTGGCCTCTCCGTCGGGTTATCTCCAtcgaggaggaccacctcccccacCTGCTTCATGGAGGGCCCCAGCCCCTGCTGCACCAGCTCAGTGAGAAAGacgacgaggaggaagaggagcaagAGAAGGAAGATCTGGAGAGTAGTAGCCCCTTCGCCCCTGTTCCTCTACCCATCCCGGTCACGACAGTGTCCCCCTTCAAACACAGAGGTAGTTTCAGCAGAATCAGAAATATCCCCTCGTCACCTCGAGGACAGCCCGTTGGCAAGGAGACCCAAAAT agggtgaaggagagggccGTGCCTGCCCCGGACCGCCTGTTTAAGGTGGTTCTGGTGGGAAACTCCAGCGTGGGCAAGACTTCCCTGCTGCGCACCTTCTGTGACGGCCGCTTCCACCCCTCCAGCCCCGCTACTGTGG GTATTGACTACAGTGTGAAGACTCTAATGTTGGACAACACCCAGGTAGCCATGCAGCTGTGGGACACGGCCGGGCAGGAGAG GTACCGCAGCATCACCAAGCAGTTCTTCCGTAAGGCAGACGGCGTGGTGGTCATGTACGACGTCACGTTCCTGGACAGCTTCAAGGCCGTGCGACCCTGGCTCATCAACGTCCAG GAAGCTGCGGGAGTGGGCATTCCCATCCTGCTCCTGGGCAACAAGATGGACGCGACGTCCGAGAGGGAGGTACCACTTAAAGATGCAGAGACTCTGGCCCAT GACACCCGTGTGATATTCTATGAGGTCAGTGCTTATACCGGCTACAACGTGACAGAGGCCATGATCCACCTGGCCAg aGTGCTGAAAGAGCAGGAGGATCAGGTGAGAGACACGTTTGTCTTACTGGAGGCCCTGCCCATCAAGAAGAAAGCCTGCTGCAAGTAA
- the LOC106609625 gene encoding EF-hand calcium-binding domain-containing protein 4B isoform X2 produces the protein MSDSTLFRATRILCRSISSDMEESEAKGRGGTVPMRKCSDRRGSDWGSITMLDKTKEFFQTCDVEGKGFITRTDMRRLHRELPLTAEELENVFDSLDTDQNGYLTLEVFSSGFSQFLHGRRISVAEDAARVLPTSRKPSEALYQSQWDERLTGGWEDEEEESHFCMLLESLGASNVFQDPGEVRSLWAQLRRDEPHLLSNFEEFLARVTYQIKEAKEERREMESALQRKAATHDIEIRGLYEEMEQQMKSEKDRLLLQDSERLQSRSHDLEHQLSSKERELEQLFQKQRRLDLQCRDLSSEQQESRVENVKLKMTNEELSRELESTCQELSLAQEQLTMLQDQASRLHQEREMEMYRVTEGLQREKQSLMKQLDLLREMNKHLKDERDIYCAVNPRNSPKQKQRAGLVNLFADTSQQPVKSEDDVDTACPPRSPKTNYGLANGYHDSNTSSPTQVVEVEAQGVRVKERLSKFESEKTLAPTQNERDRHTECQSKPEVGGDGLDGPPDGWPLRRVISIEEDHLPHLLHGGPQPLLHQLSEKDDEEEEEQEKEDLESSSPFAPVPLPIPVTTVSPFKHRGSFSRIRNIPSSPRGQPVGKETQNRVKERAVPAPDRLFKVVLVGNSSVGKTSLLRTFCDGRFHPSSPATVGIDYSVKTLMLDNTQVAMQLWDTAGQERYRSITKQFFRKADGVVVMYDVTFLDSFKAVRPWLINVQEAAGVGIPILLLGNKMDATSEREVPLKDAETLAHDTRVIFYEVSAYTGYNVTEAMIHLARVLKEQEDQVRDTFVLLEALPIKKKACCK, from the exons ATGTCTGATTCTACCTTGTTCAGAGCCACCAGAATACTCTGCAGAAGTATATCTAGTGACATGGAGGAGTCTGAGGCCAAGGGCAGAGGAGGAACTGTCCCCATGAGGAAGTGTTCAGACAGGAGGGGTTCTGATTGGGGAAGCATCACCATGCTGGATAAGACCAAGGAATTCTTCCAGACCTGCGATGTGGAGGGCAAAGGCTTCATCACACGCACCGATatgagg aGGCTTCACAGAGAACTACCCCTCACTGCTGAAGAACTGGAGAATGTCTTTGACTCCCTGGATACTGACCAGAATGGCTATCTCACCCTCGAAGTGTTCTCATCAGGATTCA GTCAGTTCCTGCACGGCCGGAGGATCTCTGTAGCCGAGGACGCAGCACGCGTCCTCCCCACTTCGAGGAAGCCCTCAGAAGCCCTATACCAGAGCCAATGGGATGAGAGGTTGActggagggtgggaggatgaggaggaggagagtcacTTCTGTATGCTGCTGGAGAGCCTAGGGGCCAGCAACGTGTTCCAGGA tccAGGTGAGGTGCGCAGCTTGTGGGCCCAGCTGAGGAGGGACGAGCCTCACCTCCTGTCGAACTTTGAGGAGTTCCTGGCCAGAGTCACCTACCAGATCAAAGAGgccaaagaggagaggagggagatggagagcgcCCTCCAGAG GAAAGCAGCCACACACGACATTGAGATCCGCGGTCTGTATGAAGAAATGGAGCAACAAATGAAAAGCGAGAAGGACCGGCTGCTCCTCCAG GACTCAGAGCGTCTCCAGTCTCGTAGTCACGACCTGGAGCACCAGCTGTCCAGtaaggagagagagctggagcagctctTCCAGAAACAGAGGCGG TTGGATCTCCAGTGTCGCGACCTGAGCAGTGAGCAACAGGAGAGCCGGGTGGAGAATGTCAAGCTGAAAATGACCAATGAGGAACTGAGCAGAGAGCTGGAGAGCACCTGTCAGGAACTGTCCTTGGCCCAGGAACAACTGACCATGCTGCAGGACCAGGCTTCCCGCCTgcaccaggagagagagat gGAAATGTACCGAGTCACTGAGggactacagagagagaaacagagcctgATGAAACAACTAGACCTTCTCAG AGAGATGAACAAACATTTAAAAGATGAGCGAGACATATACTGTGCTGTG AACCCCAGGAACTCCCCCAAACAGAAGCAGAGAGCAGGATTGGTCAATCTGTTTGCGGACACCAGCCAGCAGCCGGTTAAAAG CGAGGACGATGTTGACACCGCTTGTCCACCACGTTCGCCGAAAACCAACTACGGCCTGGCCAACGGCTACCACGACTCCAACACCTCGTCTCCAACCCAAGTGGTTGAGGTGGAGGCACAGGGggtgagggtgaaggagaggCTCTCCAAGTTTGAGTCAGAGAAGACCCTCGCCCCCACCCAGAACGAAAGGGACAGGCATACAGAGTGCCAGAGTAAGCCGGAGGTTGGGGGCGACGGCCTGGACGGTCCCCCAGATGGGTGGCCTCTCCGTCGGGTTATCTCCAtcgaggaggaccacctcccccacCTGCTTCATGGAGGGCCCCAGCCCCTGCTGCACCAGCTCAGTGAGAAAGacgacgaggaggaagaggagcaagAGAAGGAAGATCTGGAGAGTAGTAGCCCCTTCGCCCCTGTTCCTCTACCCATCCCGGTCACGACAGTGTCCCCCTTCAAACACAGAGGTAGTTTCAGCAGAATCAGAAATATCCCCTCGTCACCTCGAGGACAGCCCGTTGGCAAGGAGACCCAAAAT agggtgaaggagagggccGTGCCTGCCCCGGACCGCCTGTTTAAGGTGGTTCTGGTGGGAAACTCCAGCGTGGGCAAGACTTCCCTGCTGCGCACCTTCTGTGACGGCCGCTTCCACCCCTCCAGCCCCGCTACTGTGG GTATTGACTACAGTGTGAAGACTCTAATGTTGGACAACACCCAGGTAGCCATGCAGCTGTGGGACACGGCCGGGCAGGAGAG GTACCGCAGCATCACCAAGCAGTTCTTCCGTAAGGCAGACGGCGTGGTGGTCATGTACGACGTCACGTTCCTGGACAGCTTCAAGGCCGTGCGACCCTGGCTCATCAACGTCCAG GAAGCTGCGGGAGTGGGCATTCCCATCCTGCTCCTGGGCAACAAGATGGACGCGACGTCCGAGAGGGAGGTACCACTTAAAGATGCAGAGACTCTGGCCCAT GACACCCGTGTGATATTCTATGAGGTCAGTGCTTATACCGGCTACAACGTGACAGAGGCCATGATCCACCTGGCCAg aGTGCTGAAAGAGCAGGAGGATCAGGTGAGAGACACGTTTGTCTTACTGGAGGCCCTGCCCATCAAGAAGAAAGCCTGCTGCAAGTAA